One genomic window of Pseudomonas aeruginosa includes the following:
- the pcaD gene encoding 3-oxoadipate enol-lactonase, producing the protein MGNLSFLATSDGASLAYRLDGAAEKPLLALSNSIGTTLHMWDAQLPALTRHFRVLRYDARGHGASSVPPGPYTLARLGEDVLELLDALEVRRAHFLGLSLGGIVGQWLALHAPQRIERLVLANTSAWLGPAAQWDERIAAVLQAEDMSETAAGFLGNWFPPALLERAEPVVERFRAMLMATNRHGLAGSFAAVRDTDLRAQLARIERPTLVIAGAYDTVTAASHGELIAASIAGARLVTLPAVHLSNVEFPQAFEGAVLSFLGAD; encoded by the coding sequence ATGGGCAACCTGTCTTTTCTCGCTACCAGCGACGGCGCCAGCCTCGCCTATCGCCTGGATGGTGCGGCAGAGAAACCGCTGCTGGCGCTCTCCAACTCCATCGGCACCACCCTGCACATGTGGGATGCGCAACTCCCGGCACTGACCCGGCACTTCCGCGTCCTGCGCTACGACGCCCGCGGCCATGGCGCCTCCAGCGTGCCGCCGGGGCCCTACACCCTGGCCCGGCTGGGCGAGGACGTACTGGAGCTGCTCGACGCGCTGGAGGTACGGCGCGCGCATTTCCTCGGCCTGTCCCTGGGCGGGATCGTCGGCCAGTGGCTGGCGCTGCATGCGCCGCAGCGGATCGAGCGGCTGGTGCTGGCCAACACCTCGGCCTGGCTCGGCCCGGCGGCGCAGTGGGACGAGCGCATCGCCGCGGTGCTGCAGGCCGAGGACATGAGCGAGACCGCCGCGGGCTTCCTCGGCAACTGGTTTCCGCCGGCGCTGCTGGAGCGCGCCGAGCCCGTCGTCGAGCGCTTCCGGGCGATGCTCATGGCCACCAACCGGCACGGCCTGGCCGGCTCCTTCGCGGCGGTGCGCGATACCGACCTGCGCGCGCAACTGGCGCGGATCGAGCGGCCGACCCTGGTGATCGCAGGGGCGTACGACACGGTCACCGCCGCCAGCCACGGCGAGCTGATCGCCGCGTCGATTGCCGGGGCCAGGCTGGTTACGCTGCCGGCGGTGCATCTGTCGAACGTCGAGTTCCCGCAGGCGTTCGAAGGCGCGGTGCTGAGCTTTCTCGGCGCAGACTGA